A section of the Geovibrio ferrireducens genome encodes:
- the flgM gene encoding flagellar biosynthesis anti-sigma factor FlgM, with product MRIEDKISLSLKKTEQSEQAKAKKSESSAAKKSAETDSVSLSSGAKEAVAVSKKLKAASDIRIDLVNEIRGKIENGTYEVSGKQVAEKVVNAAIDDIF from the coding sequence ATGAGGATCGAAGATAAAATCAGCCTCTCGCTGAAAAAAACTGAACAGTCTGAACAGGCAAAAGCAAAGAAGAGCGAATCTTCCGCTGCTAAAAAATCTGCCGAAACTGACAGTGTATCCTTGTCCTCCGGTGCAAAAGAAGCAGTTGCCGTTTCCAAGAAGCTTAAAGCGGCTTCCGACATACGCATTGACCTTGTGAACGAAATCCGCGGCAAAATCGAAAACGGAACCTATGAGGTTTCCGGTAAGCAGGTTGCGGAAAAAGTCGTCAATGCGGCCATAGACGATATTTTCTAA
- a CDS encoding flagella synthesis protein FlgN, translated as MDKFRNLLDILKSQCELYSELASVMALEKEAVSRWNVDDTLELTKRKDTLVYKEKLLEEARRTIIKKISMDEGRDEISLSEIIDLTNEAELRQEFSQVRNNLKNVMHRLNDENLALKILYRTNISLVNDFFDKLGITAGSTYSTHGKPRGINSLVDRRG; from the coding sequence ATGGACAAATTCAGAAACCTTCTTGATATACTGAAATCGCAGTGCGAGCTTTATTCTGAGCTTGCGTCTGTTATGGCTCTTGAGAAAGAAGCTGTATCCAGATGGAATGTTGACGATACGCTGGAGCTCACCAAGCGTAAGGATACCCTTGTATACAAGGAAAAGCTCCTTGAAGAAGCCAGACGCACTATAATCAAAAAAATCAGCATGGATGAAGGCAGGGATGAAATATCCCTGTCAGAAATTATAGACCTCACGAACGAGGCGGAACTCAGACAGGAATTCAGCCAGGTACGCAATAATCTGAAAAACGTAATGCACAGGCTTAATGACGAAAACCTCGCTCTCAAAATCCTCTACAGAACAAACATAAGCCTTGTTAACGACTTTTTCGACAAGCTGGGCATCACCGCAGGCAGCACCTACAGCACCCACGGAAAGCCCAGAGGCATCAACTCCCTGGTTGACAGAAGAGGATAG
- a CDS encoding rod-binding protein, translating to MFAETVREAKSFDGYTTIDQEKRLKEVCQDFEAMFYDMIYKTMRKATMESDLVKKSAGEKYFTEMLDTEMSKKAAAESKGGIGDMLFEQMQKYLPGSDQGNNYHGEKKTDLKNPYNSGKSLIGNRKDTGINVAI from the coding sequence ATGTTCGCCGAAACGGTAAGGGAAGCCAAAAGCTTTGACGGCTACACCACTATTGATCAGGAAAAAAGGCTGAAAGAGGTCTGCCAGGACTTCGAGGCAATGTTTTACGACATGATCTACAAAACCATGCGTAAAGCCACTATGGAATCAGATCTGGTTAAGAAAAGCGCCGGGGAAAAATACTTCACCGAAATGCTTGATACTGAAATGTCAAAGAAGGCAGCCGCCGAGTCCAAAGGGGGCATAGGCGACATGCTTTTTGAGCAGATGCAGAAATATCTTCCCGGATCGGATCAGGGAAACAATTACCACGGGGAAAAGAAAACTGATCTCAAAAACCCCTACAACAGCGGAAAATCGCTGATCGGCAACAGAAAAGACACTGGCATAAACGTTGCTATTTAG